In Onychostoma macrolepis isolate SWU-2019 chromosome 04, ASM1243209v1, whole genome shotgun sequence, one DNA window encodes the following:
- the LOC131538809 gene encoding uncharacterized protein LOC131538809, with protein MRKFNEKWLENDEFSWWLKPVPENVYKANCAVCRRRFKLGTMGIKAVESHTQSGKHWEYARARKKSSIEGFCSTLSISKDVTTDVENPQPATPSSDLHVVFGSTLRAEECVQQLDLRDMISVSMDGPSVNWKFLEIFQQEHSEAFGGAQLTVVGSCGLHILHNAIKSGFSVWQMEKVLRALHTVFHNSPARREDFCTLTKTSVFPLPFCGHCWIENLPVIDRAIAVWPMIVMYVDAVTKKKLPNPRTSSYDFLAEARHGMILS; from the exons ATGAGAAAGTTCAATGAGAAATGGCTCGAGAATGATGAATTCTCATGGTGGTTGAAGCCGGTGCCTGAAAATGTGTACAAGGCAAATTGCGCCGTATGTCGAAGACGTTTTAAACTGGGTACAATGGGCATCAAAGCGGTGGAATCGCACACGCAGAGTGGGAAGCACTGGGAGTATGCGAGAGCCCGCAAGAAGAGTTCAATTGAAGGTTTCTGTTCCACTCTTTCCATTAGCAAAGATGTCACCACGGATGTTGAGAATCCCCAGCCTGCAACGCCATCATCTGACCTACATGTAGTTTTTGGCTCTACACTAAGAGCTGAG GAGTGTGTGCAGCAGCTTGATCTGAGAGACATGATATCTGTCTCCATGGATGGACCCAGTGTAAACTGGAAGTTTTTAGAAATTTTCCAGCAAGAACATTCAGAGGCGTTCGGAGGTGCCCAGCTGACTGTGGTCGGGAGCTGTGGTCTCCACATACTCCATAATGCCATAAAAAGTGGCTTTAGTGTATGGCAAATGGAGAAAGTGCTCAGGGCACTACATACAGTCTTCCATAATAGCCCTGCTAGAAGAGAGGATTTCTGCACTCTGACCAAGACATCTGTGTTTCCCCTGCCATTTTGTGGGCATTGTTGGATAGAAAACCTACCGGTCATCGATAGGGCTATTGCAGTATGGCCAATGATCGTGATGTATGTGGATGCAGTAACAAAGAAAAAGCTTCCAAATCCGAGAACATCATCCTATGACTTCCTTGCAGAGGCACGGCATGGCATGATCCTTTCATAA
- the LOC131538734 gene encoding gastrula zinc finger protein XlCGF57.1-like, whose translation MVFIKEESEDMKIEETFRVKHEDTEEQTDLMALKEESQELNETQEKDQNEEQHDFKTEEESISCSQTEKTSSPKNAQKTQTTNINSHIRVHTGERPFTCQKCGQIFKQKGSFTMHMKFHIEKKPIICPQCGKSFTRKQFLNAHLRIHTGEKPYTCKLCGKSFTQKSTLNAHIKRHTGEKPCTCKLCGKSFSNAYFNTHMKIHTEKKPLICSQCGKSFTEKKLLNAHMIIHTGEKPFPCKLCGKSFARKGHLEIHMRIHTGERPFICAQCGKSFTQKIFLIGHIRLHTGEKPFTCPQCGKSFAIKRNLKTHIRSHTGENPYTCDQCGRSFRYKESLNNHMKIHSRENFKSFKTLKSFKCHQCERSFTDTNHLQDHVKIHIGEKPFMCRHCGKSCSKAGHLKDHLRIHTGEKPFTCEQCGKSFSAKGSLKTHISIHTGERPYKCLQCEKSFKRQSSMKRHLKTHSGKKLPFSSE comes from the coding sequence ACCTGATGGCACTGAAAGAAGAGAGTCAAGAACTGAATGAAACTCAAGAGAAAGATCAAAATGAAGAACAGCATGATTTCAAAACTGAAGAGGAATCGATTAGTTGCTCACAGACTGAAAAGACTTCCTCACCCAAAAACGCTCAAAAAACACAAACTACAAACATTAATTCCCACAttagagttcatactggagagagaCCTTTCACCTGCCAAAAGTGTGGACAAATTTTCAAACAGAAAGGAAGCTTTACAATGCATATGAAATTTCACATTGAAAAGAAACCAATAAtatgccctcagtgtggaaagagttttacacgGAAACAGTTCCTTAATGCCCActtgagaattcacactggagaaaaaccttacacCTGTAaactgtgtgggaagagtttcacacaaaaaaGTACCCTTAATGCCCACATAAAAcgtcacactggagagaaaccttgcacctgcaaactgtgtgggaagagtttctcaAACGCATATTTTAATACTCACATGAAAATTCACACTGAAAAGAAACCATTAAtatgctctcagtgtggaaagagttttactgagaaaaaacTCCTTAACGCCCACATGAtcattcacactggagagaaacctttcccctgcaaactgtgtgggaagagttttgcACGTAAAGGACACCTTGAGATTCacatgaggattcacactggagagagaccATTCATAtgtgctcagtgtggaaagagttttacacagAAAATTTTCCTTATAGGCCACATTAgacttcacactggagagaagcctttcacctgccctcagtgtggaaagagtttcgcAATCAAAAGAAACCTAAAGACTCACATAAGaagtcacactggagagaatccatacacatgtgatcagtgcggcaGGAGTTTCAGATATAAAGAAAGCCTTAATAATCACATGAAGATTCACTCAAGAGAGAATTTCAAGAGTTTTAAAACACTCAAGAGTTTTAAATGTCATCAGTGTGAAAGGAGTTTCACAGACACAAATCACCTTCAGGATCATGTTAAAATTCACATCGGAGAAAAGCCTTTCATGTGCCGTCACTGTGGGAAGAGTTGCTCAAAGGCAGGACACCTCAAGGATCActtgagaattcacactggagagaaacctttcacctgtgaacagtgtggaaagagtttcagtgcTAAAGGAAGCCTAAAGACTCACATAagtattcacactggagagagaccTTACAAGTGTCTTCAGTGTGAGAAGAGTTTCAAACGTCAAAGCAGCATGAAACGTCATTTGAAAACGCATTCTGGGAAGAAATTGCCGTTTTCCTCAGAGTGA